One window of the Primulina eburnea isolate SZY01 chromosome 18, ASM2296580v1, whole genome shotgun sequence genome contains the following:
- the LOC140819351 gene encoding uncharacterized protein, whose amino-acid sequence MDSISDHAQDSISTSGRVLEKLNLPNLQSKMKSDPEGYGSELTLIYNQFKSSLELFERQAAMNFTSLSGIGNDPTVAKDLGDRSMFLAHVVQFYPKQMSGFPNELAQFLKSSARSLPSGLRVNVTHALILLINRKMIDISETLDLFMELQTVGDRALKKLAFSHVIQSIRRMNYKHKNDPKNRALQNILYGMLQQEEETKAKVALVTLCDLYRRKVWLDDRTANAICMACFHASSRIMTAALSFLLDFEKIEDVDDSDDSSSEDDATTQKSQIVLNKEALYKASHKGTTSSKKKKKAKLLRVARSMKKKQRLSSENNNSNYYSPLNHLKDAQGFVEKLLSRLQNCNERFEIKMIMLKVTARTIGLHRLILLNFYPYLQKYIQPHQRGITSLLAAAIQSCHDMVPPDAVEPLFKQVVNQFVHDKSRTEAIAVGLNVVREICLRMPLLMTEDLLQDLVLYRKSHEKAVSSASRSLLSLFRELFPSMLAKKDRGRLTDPKARPKAYGEVNIACDIPDIELLEQDDDSDENVDEDTNASSLGEDCENDGDGGLVKDDDHGECESASENESARSSDYDSEKDDRNTDNDELDSEVSDENDNCTTGDADDGGDEEDEEDSERVPEAYSGFLQMDSGGNADHVHDNVSKTRKRKFSDFEEQVNVADKSLRALKKLAGVKSGNAPSDANDGILSNEDFQRIKELKAKKEARTVLAQHGFKLPSSDQLSVKRVDAATLEANIKQKLTKQERLALIRAGREERGKYQARTAIKQKKTGGLSNRQKEHKKAMPLAAKRAKVAKSRQEKKKQKKLAGKQFRGRKAWK is encoded by the exons atggattctatttcgGATCATGCCCAGGACTCAATATCGACTTCAGGACGAGTTTTGGAGAAGCTCAACCTACCGAACCTGCAAAGCAAAATGAAGTCTGACCCAGAAGGATATGGGTCAGAACTAACCTTGATTTACAATCAATTTAAGTCATCGCTTGAGCTCTTTGAGAGGCAAGCCGCCATGAATTTCACCTCACTGAGTGGAATCGGCAATGACCCAACAGTGGCAAAGGATTTAGGTGATCGGTCCATGTTTTTGGCCCATGTCGTTCAATTTTACCCTAAACAGATGTCTGGCTTTCCAAATGAGTTGGCCCAGTTTTTGAAATCGTCTGCACGATCACTGCCGTCCGGACTCAGAGTGAATGTGACACATGCTTTGATTTTGTTGATTAATCGTAAG ATGATTGATATTTCAGAGACCCTTGACTTGTTCATGGAGCTACAAACTGTAGGCGATAGGGCATTAAAAAAACTGGCGTTCTCTCACGTTATTCAGAGTATCAGGCGTATGAACTATAAGCACAAGAATGACCCCAAGAATCGGGCACTTCAGAATATTTTATATGGGATGCTGCAG CAAGAGGAAGAAACAAAAGCAAAAGTGGCACTCGTTACCCTTTGTGATCTTTATCGAAGGAAAGTCTGGTTAGATGATAGGACAGCGAATGCAATATGTATGGCATGTTTTCATGCTTCGTCAAG GATCATGACAGCTGCCTTGTCATTTCTTCTTGATTTTGAGAAGATTGAAGATGTTGATGATAGTGATGATTCTAGCAGCGAAGATGATGCAACAACTCAAAAGTCACAAATCGTGCTGAATAAAGAGGCTCTTTACAAG GCAAGCCATAAAGGCACCACATCTagcaaaaagaaaaagaaagccAAACTGTTACGAGTTGCTCGCAGCATGAAGAAGAAGCAGCGGCTATCATCTGAGAATAATAACTCAAACTACTATTCACCACTGAACCATTTGAAAGATGCACAG GGCTTTGTGGAAAAGCTGTTGTCACGCCTGCAAAATTGCAATGAACGGTTTGAG attaagatgattatgctcaAAGTAACTGCCCGAACTATTGGCCTTCATCGTTTGATTTTGTTAAACTTCTACCCCTACCTTCAGAAATATATACAG CCTCATCAACGGGGTATCACAAGTTTACTTGCTGCTGCTATTCAGTCATGCCATGACATG GTCCCACCAGATGCGGTTGAGCCATTGTTCAAGCAAGTAGTCAACCAATTTGTGCATGATAAATCGCGAACTGAG GCCATCGCTGTTGGGCTGAATGTTGTTCGTGAAATATGTTTACGGATGCCCTTG CTGATGACTGAAGATTTGCTGCAAGACCTTGTGCTGTATAGAAAATCGCATGAGAAAGCAGTTTCTTCAGCTTCTCGTTCCCTTCTATCTTTATTTAGAGAG CTTTTCCCGTCAATGTTAGCCAAAAAGGATAGAGGAAGGCTCACAGACCCAAAAGCCAGACCTAAAGCATATGGTGAAGTGAACATTGCTTGCGATATTCCAGATATTGAGTTGTTGGAGCAAGATGATGACAGTGATGAAAATGTGGATGAGGACACCAATGCTAGCTCACTTGGTGAGGATTGTGAAAACGACGGTGATGGTGGTCTTGTTAAAGATGATGATCATGGTGAATGTGAGAGTGCTTCTGAAAATGAATCTGCCCGTTCCAGTGATTATGATTCTGAGAAGGATGATAGAAACACTGATAATGATGAACTCGATTCTGAAGTGTCTGATGAAAATGATAATTGCACAACTGGTGATGCTGATGATGGTGGTGATGAAGAAGACGAGGAGGATTCTGAAAGGGTGCCTGAGGCTTACAGTGGATTTTTACAAATGGATTCTGGTGGGAATGCTGATCATGTTCATGACAATGTATCAAAAACACGAAAGAGGAAGTTCTCTGATTTTGAAGAACAAGTAAATGTTGCTGATAAAAGTTTACGAGCTTTGAAGAAATTAGCTGGAGTGAAATCTGGAAATGCTCCCTCAGATGCAAATGATGGGATTCTGTCCAATGAGGACTTCCAAAGAATAAAAGAACTGAAG GCCAAGAAGGAGGCTCGAACTGTTTTGGCCCAGCATGGATTTAAGCTTCCTAGCTCTGATCAACTTAGCGTGAAGAGAGTTGATGCTGCTACACTTGAA GCTAATATAAAACAGAAATTAACCAAGCAAGAAAGACTGGCTTTAATAAGAGCAGGGAGGGAAGAAAGAGGGAAATACCAGGCTCGGACTGCTATAAAACAGAAAAAG ACCGGTGGTTTAAGCAATCGGCAGAAGGAACACAAAAAAGCTATGCCCCTTGCAGCTAAGAGAGCCAAGGTTGCCAAATCTCGTCAAGAGAAGAAGAAACAGAAAAAGCTAGCCGGCAAACAATTCCGTGGGAGAAAAGCTTGGAAATGA
- the LOC140819313 gene encoding oxysterol-binding protein-related protein 1D-like, which yields MNPLCCIAPVSVEKDRAGLRPQTLSQELVSDDIIVYDSSNNAGVNQVRYSSRRSFSIGNDVLAAVGGGGAVDLAKERCDENVETKSCVGVLYKWVNYGKGWRARWFVLEDGVLSYYKVHGPDKIVVGNGRENGVKVIGAESFRYIRKCNLGSGSCNGNFGNGFGSGKQWKPFGEVHLKVSSVRASKSDDKRLSIFSGTRTLHLRCESKEDRASWIEALLVAKDKFPRLLTSSDLASSEEFIVSTEKLRARLMQDGIRETVVKDCESIMLGELSEIQNRLRTLQLKHILLLDTLRRLETEKIELETTVVDETKGRDSCSGQGNRRFSDFYSVLSEGSGSDSDADIGSRYGGDVETDEDEGIFFDTNDFLSAESLRSASYRSRENSVYPCETDFYFSGRLREIGMGTKEIEFPYVRRRDNLPEPKEKEKPVGLWSIIKDNIGKDLSGVCLPVYFNEPLSSLQKCFEDLEHSYLVDQALEWGKQGNDLMRILNVAAFAVSGYASTEGRQCKPFNPLLGETYEADYPDKGLKFFSEKVSHHPMIVACHCEGRGWKFWGDSNLKGKFWGRSIQLDPVGTLTLQFEDGETFQWSKVTTSIYNIIIGKIYCDHYGTMRIKGSGNYSCKLKFKEQSIIDRNPHQVHGFVQDNRTGEKVAVLLGKWDEAMYYVMGDPSTKPKDFDPMTETVLLWERDKSMTKTRYNLTPFAISLNELTNGLRELLPLTDSRLRPDQRHLENGEYELANAEKLRLEQLQRQARKMQERGWQPKWFARDEDGCYRYVGGYWEAREARNWDGIPDIFRQPCDLPVCVTEE from the exons ATGAATCCGCTTTGCTGCATTGCTCCCGTGTCAGTTGAGAAGGATCGAGCTGGGTTGAGACCTCAAACCCTAAGTCAGGAGTTGGTCTCCGATGATATTATTGTTTATGATAGTAGCAACAATGCGGGTGTCAATCAGGTGAGATACAGCTCGAGGCGGAGTTTTTCGATCGGGAATGATGTTCTGGCTGCGGTTGGAGGTGGCGGAGCAGTGGATTTGGCGAAGGAAAGATGCGATGAGAACGTTGAAACGAAGAGCTGTGTCGGGGTTTTGTATAAGTGGGTGAATTATGGGAAAGGGTGGAGGGCTAGATGGTTTGTGTTGGAAGATGGTGTTCTGTCGTATTACAAAGTTCATGGGCCGGATAAAATCGTGGTTGGGAATGGAAGAGAGAATGGTGTAAAAGTGATTGGGGCGGAGAGTTTTAGGTACATTAGGAAGTGTAATCTTGGTAGTGGGAGTTGTAATGGTAATTTCGGAAATGGGTTTGGGTCAGGGAAGCAGTGGAAGCCATTCGGGGAAGTACATTTGAAG GTTTCTTCAGTTCGAGCCAGCAAGTCAGATGACAAAAGGCTTTCCATATTCTCAGGGACAAGAACTCTTCATCTGCGATGTGAATCAAAAGAAGACAGAGCCTCATGGATTGAAGCACTTCTGGTTGCTAAAGATAAATTCCCTAGACTATTGACAAGTAGCGACCTAGCAAGTTCGGAAGAATTCATTGTTTCAACAGAGAAGCTGAGGGCACGGTTAATGCAGGATGGCATTAGAGAGACAGTAGTTAAAGATTGTGAGTCTATAATGCTGGGTGAGCTTTCTGAGATTCAGAATCGGTTAAGAACCCTTCAACTCAAACATATATTGCTGCTGGATACGTTGAGGCGACTGGAG ACAGAGAAAATTGAATTGGAAACAACTGTTGTTGATGAGACGAAGGGACGGGATTCTTGCAGTGGACAAGGGAATAGAAGGTTTAGCG ATTTCTATTCAGTTTTGTCAGAGGGCAGCGGAAGTGACTCAGATGCAGATATTGGAAGTAGATATGGAggagatgttgaaacagatgaAGATGAAGGAATCTTTTTTGATACAAATGATTTTTTGTCTGCAGAGTCTCTAAGAAGTGCTTCATACCGAAGTAGAGAGAATTCAGTTTATCCTTGTGAAACAGACTTTTACTTTTCTGGTCGTTTAAGAGAAATTGGAATGGGAACAAAGGAAATTGAATTTCCATACGTCAGGAGAAGGGATAATTTACCAGAACCGAAGGAGAAAGAGAAGCCAGTTGGGTTATGGTCAATAATTAAGGATAACATCGGCAAAGATTTGTCAGGTGTTTGCCTTCCTGTTTACTTCAACGAGCCTCTATCCTCATTGCAAAaatgctttgaagatttggaacATTCGTATCTCGTTGACCAGGCACTGGAATGGGGAAAACAG GGAAATGATTTGATGAGAATTTTAAATGTAGCAGCTTTTGCAGTGTCGGGCTATGCCTCAACTGAAGGCAGGCAATGCAAACCTTTCAATCCTCTCCTTGGAGAAACCTATGAGGCTGACTATCCTGATAAGGGGTTAAAATTCTTCTCTGAAAAG GTGAGTCATCATCCAATGATTGTGGCTTGTCACTGTGAAGGCAGAGGTTGGAAGTTTTGGGGAGATTCTAATCTTAAAGGAAAGTTCTGGGGTCGTTCCATCCAGCTTGATCCCGTGGGGACATTGACGCTGCAGTTTGAAGACGGTGAGACATTTCAGTGGAGCAAAGTCACTACTTCTATTTACAACATCATAATTGGTAAAATCTATTGTGACCACTATGGCACCATGCGCATCAAAGGCAGTGGAAATTATTCTTGCAAGCTTAAATTCAAGGAGCAGTCTATTATAGACCGAAATCCACATCAG GTTCATGGTTTTGTTCAAGACAATAGGACCGGAGAGAAGGTTGCTGTGTTGCTGGGTAAGTGGGATGAGGCAATGTATTATGTTATGGGAGATCCAAGTACCAAGCCAAAGGATTTCGATCCAATGACTGAAACAGTGTTGCTATGGGAAAGGGATAAGTCTATGACCAAGACAAGATATAATCTCACACCATTTGCCATATCTTTGAATGAATTGACAAATGGTTTAAGGGAGCTGCTGCCGCTTACAGACTCGAGGTTGCGACCCGACCAAAGACATTTAGAGAATGGGGAATATGAGCTTGCAAACGCAGAGAAGCTTAGACTTGAACAATTGCAGAGACAG GCGAGGAAGATGCAAGAGAGAGGCTGGCAACCAAAATGGTTCGCAAGGGACGAAGATGGTTGTTATCGCTATGTGGGTGGATACTGGGAAGCAAGGGAAGCCCGTAATTGGGATGGCATCCCTGATATATTCCGGCAGCCCTGTGATCTCCCTGTTTGTGTAACAGAAGAGTGA